A window of Holophagales bacterium contains these coding sequences:
- a CDS encoding NPCBM/NEW2 domain-containing protein, whose translation MPLSREPVPPRDRILVAAVAAAAAAFLLYRLGGYAGTLLIWEPSVVSGFEKGLREGVSAWRWAAGAFLWDDGLLSAGHTSLFYGAPTYGLFRAFGVGPAALRLFAVLAAVLSIPLGAQTASRLFGRRAAVPAAVLVALSPPLLFYARYGTSASGMLLSAWIAFAAALLVLTVERPGVRHGLVAAGALYLATLQYAPVRLLVLYLLAFLVGDLLLRPRAGRRAWGALGALLAGALVVLALQVSFGRQGAFLRARGEQFLEMVRHTDYLREYLGRPVDPAKVTFRDRIEVAAAMVGQTGPQLANLLAPKLGLPNRGEAVQGDPPILALFAVPLTPFVLWGLVLSWRSARRAPAHLLLLGWPVATIAPLLLTTRVDAHRIAVAYVPFALWAVAGLMAAADSLAARSVLRATRVPLGIVLFGATGFFALRPMIVPRAEPSPLAGLLVESVRGNRPVILGVRGDHTAVGWAQLTLLDRLRSRPGFPRLILEERLLIGLAGPTEPPERNALREVEDLVLDGADVVLAPESELAVAGRAFAAEGLAVQRIELDGDAALKVTKATGAPSAPAGPGAHVVPGGTVPLVFLSALEPLRVDCAFAPPRMDAAWDGSAISLGATRYARGIGMHAPCAVSWAVPEGAATFQAVVGLQPSARGCKDAAVRFELSDEKDRRIYLSPIVDLASPGLEVAVSVSGVKVLTLVVTEGGNGRDCDHASWADAAFVMPSP comes from the coding sequence ATGCCGCTCTCCCGCGAGCCTGTCCCGCCGCGCGACAGGATCCTCGTCGCCGCGGTCGCGGCGGCGGCGGCGGCGTTCCTCCTCTACCGGCTCGGCGGATACGCCGGGACCCTGCTGATCTGGGAGCCTTCGGTCGTCTCGGGGTTCGAGAAGGGGCTTCGGGAAGGTGTGAGCGCGTGGCGCTGGGCTGCCGGCGCGTTCCTCTGGGACGACGGCCTCCTCTCGGCGGGGCATACGAGCCTGTTCTACGGGGCGCCGACGTACGGCCTCTTCCGGGCGTTCGGTGTCGGGCCGGCGGCCCTGAGGCTCTTTGCGGTGCTTGCCGCCGTTCTCTCGATTCCCCTCGGCGCGCAGACCGCTTCGCGTCTCTTCGGGCGACGCGCCGCCGTCCCGGCGGCAGTCCTCGTTGCCCTGAGCCCGCCGCTCCTCTTCTACGCAAGGTACGGGACCTCGGCGTCCGGAATGCTGCTCTCCGCCTGGATCGCGTTTGCCGCGGCGCTCCTCGTTCTCACCGTCGAGAGACCCGGCGTGCGGCACGGACTCGTTGCGGCCGGGGCGCTCTACCTGGCGACCCTCCAGTACGCGCCGGTGCGTCTTCTCGTTCTCTACCTCCTCGCCTTCCTCGTCGGGGACCTCCTTCTCCGGCCCCGTGCAGGACGGAGGGCCTGGGGAGCCCTCGGAGCGCTCCTCGCCGGAGCTCTCGTCGTCCTCGCCCTGCAGGTCTCCTTCGGGCGGCAGGGCGCCTTCCTGCGCGCCCGCGGCGAGCAGTTCCTCGAGATGGTCCGCCACACCGACTACCTTCGGGAGTATCTCGGCCGCCCCGTCGACCCGGCGAAGGTGACGTTCAGGGACCGGATCGAAGTGGCGGCGGCGATGGTGGGCCAGACGGGGCCGCAGCTCGCCAACCTCCTCGCCCCGAAGCTCGGCCTCCCGAACCGGGGAGAGGCCGTGCAGGGCGACCCCCCGATCCTGGCCCTCTTCGCGGTTCCGCTCACGCCGTTCGTCCTCTGGGGTCTCGTCCTTTCCTGGCGTTCCGCGCGCCGCGCGCCGGCGCATCTCCTTCTCCTCGGGTGGCCTGTCGCGACGATCGCACCCCTCCTCCTCACGACGCGCGTCGACGCTCACCGGATCGCGGTCGCCTACGTTCCGTTCGCGCTCTGGGCGGTCGCGGGACTCATGGCGGCGGCCGATTCCCTCGCGGCCCGGAGTGTCCTGCGCGCGACCCGTGTCCCCCTCGGGATCGTCCTCTTCGGGGCGACCGGGTTCTTCGCCTTGCGTCCCATGATCGTTCCCCGCGCGGAGCCTTCCCCGTTGGCCGGCCTCCTCGTCGAGTCCGTCCGCGGCAACCGGCCGGTCATCCTCGGCGTGCGCGGAGACCATACCGCGGTCGGATGGGCGCAGCTCACTCTTCTCGACCGGCTCCGCTCCCGGCCCGGTTTTCCCAGACTTATCCTCGAGGAGCGGCTGCTCATCGGCCTCGCGGGGCCGACGGAGCCACCGGAGAGAAACGCCCTGCGCGAGGTCGAAGACCTCGTTCTGGACGGGGCGGACGTCGTCCTTGCGCCGGAGTCGGAGCTCGCGGTGGCAGGGCGAGCCTTCGCTGCCGAAGGCCTCGCCGTCCAGCGGATCGAGCTGGACGGAGATGCCGCCCTGAAGGTGACGAAGGCCACGGGCGCGCCGTCCGCGCCGGCAGGCCCCGGTGCCCACGTCGTACCGGGAGGGACGGTTCCCCTCGTCTTTCTCTCCGCCCTCGAGCCCTTGCGCGTCGACTGCGCCTTCGCGCCGCCCCGGATGGACGCGGCCTGGGACGGCTCTGCGATCTCTCTCGGGGCAACCCGCTACGCGCGGGGCATCGGGATGCACGCACCGTGCGCGGTCTCCTGGGCCGTTCCCGAGGGCGCCGCGACCTTTCAGGCCGTCGTCGGCCTGCAGCCTTCGGCGCGGGGATGCAAGGACGCAGCGGTCCGGTTCGAGCTGAGCGACGAGAAGGACCGCAGGATCTACCTGAGCCCGATCGTCGATCTCGCGTCGCCCGGGCTCGAGGTCGCGGTTTCCGTCTCCGGAGTGAAGGTCCTGACCCTGGTCGTCACCGAGGGAGGGAACGGCCGCGACTGCGACCACGCCAGCTGGGCGGATGCCGCCTTCGTGATGCCGTCGCCCTGA
- a CDS encoding FAD-binding oxidoreductase codes for MTVLPRGLGRSYGDSALNGGGAVILTERLGRILDLDTDHNSVTCEGGTSLARLLSFLVPRGFFLPVVPGTRFVTVGGALAADVHGKNHHVDGTIGRHVEELTLLTSSGEVLRCSPAENAEAFDATIGGMGLTGVILSARLGILPVETPLVRVVKRRARNLDELLACLEEEERLSRYSVAWIDGLARGPSLGRGVLIRGDHVPLAEMPRGQSPRGALSEGIGPAIPVDAPPFVLGPLSISAFNALYYAAGRDGTSLSGFGSFFFPLDAVGAWNRLYGRRGFVQYQALLPREAAAEGCRRLLEEISRERAASFLAVLKTTGPAGRGLLSFPRPGVTLGLDIPNIGERLRPLARRLDEVLLRLGGRLYLAKDALTDAATFAAMYPRLAEFRAARNRLDPRGRFSSAQARRLGLVEAP; via the coding sequence ATGACGGTCCTCCCCCGTGGCCTCGGCCGGTCCTACGGGGACTCGGCGCTCAACGGCGGCGGAGCCGTCATCCTGACCGAACGGCTCGGGCGGATCCTCGACCTGGACACGGATCACAACTCCGTCACGTGCGAGGGCGGGACGTCCCTCGCCCGCCTCCTTTCGTTCCTCGTTCCACGCGGCTTCTTTCTCCCGGTCGTCCCCGGGACGCGTTTCGTGACGGTCGGCGGGGCGCTCGCCGCCGACGTCCACGGCAAGAATCACCACGTCGACGGGACGATCGGGCGGCACGTCGAGGAGCTGACGCTCCTCACCTCCTCTGGCGAGGTCCTCCGCTGCTCGCCGGCGGAGAACGCAGAGGCCTTCGACGCCACGATCGGCGGCATGGGGCTCACCGGAGTCATCCTCTCCGCGCGCCTGGGCATCCTCCCGGTCGAAACGCCTCTCGTCCGCGTCGTGAAACGGCGGGCACGGAACCTCGACGAGCTCCTCGCCTGCCTCGAGGAAGAAGAGCGCCTCAGCCGATACTCCGTCGCCTGGATCGACGGCCTCGCGCGCGGCCCCTCGCTCGGTCGCGGTGTCCTGATTCGCGGCGATCACGTGCCTCTCGCCGAGATGCCCCGCGGACAGAGCCCCCGAGGCGCTCTTTCCGAGGGCATCGGCCCGGCAATTCCGGTCGACGCCCCTCCCTTCGTCCTGGGCCCGCTGTCGATCTCCGCCTTCAACGCCCTCTACTACGCCGCAGGGCGCGACGGGACGAGCCTCTCGGGCTTCGGCAGCTTCTTCTTCCCCCTCGATGCGGTCGGCGCGTGGAACCGTCTGTACGGCCGGCGCGGCTTCGTCCAGTACCAGGCCCTGCTCCCGCGCGAGGCAGCGGCCGAAGGATGCCGCCGCCTCCTCGAGGAGATCTCGCGCGAGCGGGCCGCCTCGTTCCTCGCCGTTCTGAAGACGACGGGGCCGGCAGGGCGGGGCCTTCTCTCTTTCCCCCGGCCGGGCGTCACGCTCGGCCTCGACATCCCGAACATCGGAGAGCGCCTGCGCCCCCTCGCCAGGAGGCTCGACGAAGTCCTGCTGAGACTCGGCGGACGGCTCTACCTCGCCAAGGACGCCCTGACCGACGCCGCCACGTTTGCCGCGATGTACCCGCGCCTCGCCGAGTTCCGCGCCGCGCGGAACCGACTCGACCCTCGAGGCCGCTTCTCCTCCGCCCAGGCGCGCCGCCTCGGCCTCGTGGAGGCGCCGTGA
- a CDS encoding SDR family NAD(P)-dependent oxidoreductase has translation MTGNVLVAGAGSTLARAVAEALAGRGYGLVLAARDASEAARTAADLRFRFGVPAAALGFDARDAAATAALVPRAESALAGGLAGVVVAFAAMPDQEEVERDPSAGLEMIDVNVRSTMALLETAATLLGPRPGSFLCAFSSVAGDRGRRKNYSYGATKAALSAAMEGLSARLAPNGVTVLCVKPGPADSAMTWGQFPASSPLLARPETVARDVLSALSRGRAVVYTPWYWRPIMAVLGALPAAVFRRLPI, from the coding sequence GTGACGGGGAACGTCCTCGTCGCGGGCGCGGGGTCGACCCTGGCGCGCGCCGTCGCCGAGGCCCTCGCCGGCCGCGGATACGGACTCGTCCTGGCCGCACGCGACGCGTCCGAGGCGGCGCGCACCGCGGCAGACCTGAGGTTTCGGTTCGGCGTCCCGGCCGCCGCGCTCGGTTTCGATGCGAGAGACGCCGCGGCGACCGCGGCCCTCGTCCCCCGTGCCGAGTCCGCGCTGGCGGGCGGTCTCGCCGGGGTCGTCGTCGCGTTCGCCGCGATGCCCGACCAGGAGGAGGTCGAACGCGACCCCTCCGCCGGCCTCGAGATGATCGACGTGAACGTCCGGTCGACGATGGCGCTTCTCGAAACGGCTGCGACGCTTCTCGGCCCGCGACCCGGTTCGTTCCTCTGCGCGTTCTCGTCGGTCGCGGGAGACCGCGGCCGCCGGAAGAACTATTCCTACGGCGCCACGAAGGCGGCGCTCTCGGCCGCGATGGAAGGCCTGTCGGCCCGTCTCGCCCCGAACGGCGTCACGGTCCTCTGCGTCAAGCCCGGACCGGCCGACAGTGCGATGACCTGGGGACAGTTTCCGGCTTCGTCGCCGCTCCTCGCCCGGCCGGAGACGGTGGCGCGAGACGTCCTCTCGGCGCTCTCCCGCGGACGCGCGGTGGTCTACACCCCCTGGTACTGGCGCCCGATCATGGCGGTCCTGGGGGCCCTCCCGGCTGCCGTCTTCCGGAGGCTTCCGATCTGA
- a CDS encoding glycosyltransferase family 39 protein — protein sequence MTENRSRRFEILLALLFAGALAVRLFGLNWDQGHNYHPDERRIVEAVQQLSFSPLQLDPKFYAYGSLPFYVTRGTSSLLGNVSPWFGSWDGILLTGRALSALWGAAGCVLLALLGRKLFGERTGLLAGAFLAIAVFHVQNSHFATNDVPLATLVTATFLLLVRAVERETLASFALAGAAAGLALATKASAATLLLPLALAPLLFFLRTRRVARSLGLAAATGAGLAAAFLAGQPSALFAARELLAGVAEQGQMVRNAGSVPYTNQYVGVPKVLYDLKEIVLWGLGPALGVAALIGAAARLLSLARKKEPRELLVWAWAVPFFVVTASFDVKFPRYLLPLYPVLLLGAAALLARRDAERGGGRRLARRAVLGLSGAYLLAFLSIYTRPHTIVAASKWFHANVAPGATVLTQNWDEGFPFSFPDQPADRFRSLELAFYELDGPEKTRLLAERLASGDVLVLQTKRLYGAITRAKDRFRDTDRLFRLLFAGDLGYVLERTFSSPPRLFGVRLPSELADESFSVYDHPKAIVFRNADRLTAAELERRLRQQTPSKALSRSDLLLARPADPNADSDERIGGTRSTWLALVAWAALLQALGLAAWRLLGPRLPAAPGVYALSKLVGVALFGAAAWGLVAWGPFTFVPSITFALAAGLILLGAFPGRTPRKAPRHELVTTEAVFWGTFLFFAALRAWSPEIYWGEKPMDFGILNALLRSEHLPPPEPWFSGTALSYTYFGHFLVAAFAKVLAVHPALAFNLGIASTAALTAAGLLSAGAFLGGRMRTGAWAVLLGLFAGNLSGLVELWRRRALDFDTFWAMSRVLKAQGEINEFPFWSFLFADLHAHVLAFPLLLGFLGVLLLIARQRTSPDLYVPPFGRSILLGLASLFLGTLLITNGWSAPTAAGLLVLLLAVSAVAATPRPAPPLPARHVGRFLAGVVVPAAAIALPALLLTLPFWTTFSPPPRNVGWEAGPFFAPLPFGLVHGLALVLLVPFLFLLYSRPAEGSDGPRRWTALGAWGTTALLALSLVDLAALLHGRLAPAPSIRVFVFGLAAVGLVLAFGDRLPPQERSAPALAAFAFLVLGGCELVYVWDRMNTVFKFGLEATLLLAVAGAAAVDQLVSRSRQPRAARLAWRAATGIVALAAFATSALAFVGHVRTRRVETPRGTLDGLAYLATHRPEESAAVAWLEKNVAGLPAIAEAYGPAYQEYARFSSNSGLPTIVGWDYHVFQRGKPREAIDRRISDAHLLYSSREDAAGRVLSTYGTRFVVSGREERGAMGQDGALGRLPDLLQPVFTHPGLTLYRVLLGPRLNSATSRLASIATAVVFEPQSETAAPSEPRGIASAPDGRVWVADFGNDRVVRFERDLRSPVVFGSKGTGKLEFQQPSAIAVGADGRIYVADTWNSRIQILSPEGVYISELTAELYGPRGVATDAKGRVFVSDTGRGRVVRFGIDGRVEKEWGNSGPEQTRLNDPMGIFVDAAGTVWVCDNGNGRLCRFDPDGRLLSSVPVQGWRTEARSEPHVVVDGDGNAWVSVPLDGEVRMLSRDGEPRMKLRIPGTGGEGVRFTGLTFVPGETRILAAALDGQLYWLKRRPRGER from the coding sequence ATGACAGAGAACCGCTCGCGCCGATTCGAGATCCTCCTCGCGCTCCTCTTCGCAGGGGCGCTCGCGGTCCGGCTCTTCGGCCTCAACTGGGACCAGGGGCACAACTACCACCCGGACGAACGACGGATCGTCGAGGCCGTCCAGCAGCTTTCCTTCTCTCCCCTGCAGCTCGACCCGAAGTTCTACGCCTACGGGTCGCTCCCCTTCTACGTGACGCGCGGGACGAGTTCCCTCCTCGGAAACGTCAGCCCGTGGTTCGGCTCCTGGGACGGGATCCTCCTGACCGGCCGGGCCCTCTCGGCTCTCTGGGGCGCCGCCGGCTGCGTTCTCCTCGCCCTCCTCGGACGGAAGCTCTTCGGCGAGCGGACGGGGCTTCTCGCCGGGGCCTTCCTCGCGATCGCGGTGTTCCACGTCCAGAACTCGCACTTCGCGACGAACGACGTCCCGCTCGCGACGCTCGTCACGGCGACCTTCCTGCTGCTCGTCCGGGCCGTCGAGCGGGAGACGCTCGCTTCCTTCGCTCTCGCGGGCGCCGCCGCGGGCCTCGCGCTGGCGACGAAGGCGAGCGCGGCGACGCTGCTCCTCCCGCTGGCCCTCGCCCCGCTCTTGTTCTTCCTTCGGACGCGCCGCGTCGCCCGCTCCCTCGGACTGGCCGCGGCGACCGGTGCGGGACTGGCCGCCGCCTTCCTCGCCGGCCAGCCTTCCGCGCTCTTCGCGGCGAGGGAGCTCCTGGCCGGCGTCGCCGAACAGGGTCAGATGGTCCGCAACGCGGGTTCGGTCCCCTACACGAACCAGTACGTCGGCGTTCCGAAGGTCCTCTACGACCTGAAGGAGATCGTCCTCTGGGGCCTCGGCCCGGCCCTCGGCGTCGCGGCCCTCATCGGCGCGGCCGCTCGCCTTCTCTCCCTCGCCAGGAAGAAGGAGCCGAGAGAGCTCCTCGTCTGGGCCTGGGCCGTTCCTTTCTTCGTCGTCACGGCCTCCTTCGACGTCAAGTTCCCGCGCTACCTCCTCCCGCTCTACCCCGTCCTCCTCCTCGGCGCCGCGGCGCTCCTCGCCCGGCGGGACGCCGAGCGGGGCGGCGGGCGCCGTCTCGCGCGACGGGCCGTCCTCGGCCTCTCGGGGGCGTACCTGCTGGCCTTCCTTTCGATCTACACGCGCCCCCACACCATCGTCGCCGCTTCGAAGTGGTTCCACGCGAACGTGGCGCCGGGCGCGACGGTCCTCACGCAGAACTGGGACGAGGGATTCCCCTTCTCCTTCCCGGACCAGCCGGCCGACCGTTTCCGGTCCCTCGAGCTGGCGTTCTACGAGCTCGACGGCCCCGAGAAGACGCGGCTCCTCGCGGAACGTCTCGCGTCCGGCGACGTCCTCGTCCTCCAGACCAAGCGGCTCTACGGTGCGATCACCCGTGCGAAGGACCGGTTCCGCGACACCGACCGTCTCTTCCGGCTCCTCTTCGCCGGCGATCTGGGCTACGTGCTCGAGCGCACGTTCTCCTCGCCGCCCCGGCTGTTCGGCGTACGCCTCCCGAGCGAGCTGGCCGACGAGTCGTTCTCGGTGTACGACCACCCGAAGGCGATCGTCTTCCGGAACGCGGATCGGCTGACGGCGGCAGAGCTCGAGCGCCGTCTGCGCCAGCAGACGCCCTCGAAGGCCCTCTCCCGGTCCGACCTCCTGCTGGCCCGGCCCGCCGATCCCAACGCCGACTCGGACGAGCGGATCGGCGGCACCCGCTCGACGTGGCTCGCGCTCGTCGCCTGGGCCGCTCTCCTCCAGGCGCTCGGCCTCGCGGCCTGGCGCCTCCTCGGGCCGCGTCTCCCTGCCGCTCCCGGCGTCTACGCGCTCTCGAAGCTCGTCGGTGTCGCCCTCTTCGGCGCGGCGGCGTGGGGGCTCGTCGCGTGGGGCCCGTTCACCTTCGTCCCCTCCATCACGTTCGCCCTCGCCGCCGGCCTGATCCTCCTCGGGGCCTTCCCGGGGAGGACGCCGCGAAAGGCGCCGAGGCACGAGCTCGTGACGACGGAGGCGGTCTTCTGGGGCACGTTCCTCTTCTTCGCCGCCCTGCGCGCGTGGTCGCCCGAGATCTACTGGGGCGAGAAGCCGATGGACTTCGGCATCCTCAACGCCCTCCTGCGCTCGGAGCATCTCCCTCCGCCCGAGCCGTGGTTCTCGGGGACGGCCCTGTCCTACACCTACTTCGGCCACTTCCTCGTCGCGGCTTTCGCCAAGGTGCTCGCCGTCCACCCCGCCCTCGCCTTCAATCTCGGCATCGCCTCGACCGCCGCGCTGACCGCGGCCGGCCTTCTCTCGGCGGGAGCCTTCCTCGGCGGGCGCATGCGGACCGGCGCGTGGGCGGTGCTCCTCGGCCTCTTCGCGGGCAACCTGTCGGGGCTCGTCGAGCTCTGGCGGCGGCGGGCCCTCGACTTCGACACCTTCTGGGCCATGTCACGCGTCCTGAAGGCCCAGGGGGAGATCAACGAGTTCCCCTTCTGGAGCTTCCTCTTCGCGGACCTCCACGCCCACGTCCTCGCGTTCCCGCTCCTCCTCGGTTTCCTGGGGGTCCTCCTCCTGATCGCACGGCAACGGACGAGCCCCGACCTGTACGTGCCGCCGTTCGGCCGTTCGATCCTCCTCGGCCTCGCCTCCCTCTTTCTCGGAACGCTCCTGATCACGAATGGCTGGAGCGCGCCGACGGCCGCCGGACTCCTCGTCCTCCTCCTCGCCGTCTCCGCCGTCGCCGCGACACCGCGGCCCGCCCCTCCCCTACCGGCCCGGCACGTCGGCCGTTTCCTCGCTGGCGTCGTCGTTCCCGCCGCGGCCATCGCGCTCCCCGCCCTTCTCCTCACGCTTCCCTTCTGGACGACCTTCTCTCCCCCGCCACGCAACGTCGGGTGGGAGGCGGGGCCGTTCTTCGCACCGCTCCCGTTCGGCCTCGTCCACGGCCTCGCACTCGTCCTTCTCGTCCCGTTCCTCTTCCTGCTGTACTCGAGGCCGGCAGAGGGCTCGGATGGTCCCCGGCGATGGACCGCCCTCGGGGCCTGGGGGACGACGGCCCTCCTCGCGCTCTCCCTCGTGGACCTTGCGGCCCTCCTCCACGGTCGTCTGGCCCCGGCCCCCTCCATCCGGGTCTTCGTCTTCGGCCTGGCGGCGGTCGGCCTCGTCCTCGCCTTCGGCGACCGCCTGCCGCCGCAGGAACGCTCCGCCCCGGCCCTGGCGGCATTCGCCTTCCTGGTCCTCGGAGGGTGCGAGCTCGTCTACGTCTGGGACCGGATGAACACCGTCTTCAAGTTCGGGCTGGAAGCAACCCTCCTCCTGGCCGTCGCCGGCGCAGCCGCCGTCGACCAGCTCGTCTCCCGGTCCCGGCAACCCCGCGCCGCTCGCCTCGCCTGGCGCGCCGCCACCGGAATCGTCGCGCTCGCCGCGTTCGCGACCTCGGCGCTGGCCTTCGTGGGTCACGTCCGCACGCGACGCGTCGAGACGCCGCGCGGAACGCTCGACGGGCTGGCCTACCTCGCGACCCACCGTCCCGAAGAGTCCGCCGCCGTCGCCTGGCTCGAGAAGAACGTCGCGGGCCTTCCGGCGATCGCCGAGGCCTACGGCCCCGCCTACCAGGAGTACGCCCGCTTCTCGTCGAACTCGGGCCTGCCCACGATCGTCGGCTGGGACTACCACGTCTTCCAGCGAGGCAAGCCGCGCGAGGCGATCGACCGGAGGATCTCCGACGCCCACCTGCTCTATTCCTCCAGAGAGGATGCGGCCGGCCGCGTCCTCTCCACTTACGGCACCCGTTTCGTCGTGTCGGGCCGGGAAGAACGGGGGGCGATGGGCCAGGACGGCGCGCTCGGCCGGTTGCCGGACCTCCTCCAGCCGGTCTTCACGCATCCGGGGCTGACGCTGTACCGCGTTCTCCTCGGGCCGCGGCTGAATTCGGCCACATCGCGCCTGGCGAGCATCGCGACCGCAGTCGTCTTCGAGCCGCAGTCGGAGACGGCGGCCCCGTCGGAGCCCCGCGGCATCGCCTCCGCTCCGGATGGCCGGGTCTGGGTCGCGGACTTCGGCAACGACCGCGTCGTCCGCTTCGAGCGGGATCTGCGGTCGCCGGTCGTCTTCGGCTCGAAGGGGACGGGGAAGCTCGAGTTCCAGCAGCCGAGCGCGATCGCGGTGGGTGCCGACGGCCGGATCTACGTCGCCGACACGTGGAACTCGCGCATCCAGATTCTCTCTCCGGAGGGCGTCTACATTTCCGAGCTGACGGCCGAGCTCTACGGGCCCCGGGGCGTGGCGACGGACGCGAAGGGACGCGTCTTCGTCTCGGATACGGGGAGAGGCCGCGTCGTCCGGTTCGGGATCGACGGGCGGGTGGAGAAGGAGTGGGGGAACTCGGGGCCGGAGCAGACGCGGCTCAACGACCCGATGGGGATCTTCGTCGATGCGGCCGGCACGGTCTGGGTCTGCGACAACGGCAACGGCAGGCTGTGCCGGTTCGACCCCGACGGCCGCCTTCTCTCCTCCGTCCCGGTCCAGGGCTGGCGGACGGAGGCCCGCTCGGAGCCCCACGTGGTGGTGGACGGCGACGGCAACGCCTGGGTCTCCGTACCCCTCGACGGCGAGGTGCGGATGCTCTCGCGGGACGGGGAGCCGCGGATGAAGCTCCGGATTCCCGGTACGGGGGGCGAAGGGGTGAGGTTCACGGGCCTCACCTTCGTTCCGGGCGAGACGAGAATCCTGGCGGCCGCGCTCGACGGTCAGCTCTACTGGCTGAAACGCCGGCCGAGGGGCGAACGATAG
- a CDS encoding prepilin-type N-terminal cleavage/methylation domain-containing protein — translation MTMRRSRGFTFLEALISIVILSLVMIVALTLLVSMRSFASKQQAFTAPRQAARSAVDYMSFFVAGATDLNVDAGNPNALVMWTTWGDNGGSVARQASFNNLTGAQAALGYGDAGTDIITISVPTNPVRIPIVKWTGSAVASKTMEVNFTAGCPDDAKNLDLFKQATGMFQVGPKEHSGILTVQDATGRWRYMQITNYNWSKCSESGVGKSNEVIHLEITPGNSDQLNPPGGWREDLVPPYTINAGTDFTSFRVRNRSLEQKTSGVDAADNYSPGIFNPDCDRAAPLAGCPTIGFTPVVENVEDLQIAYVFADGTVWNTATQVLATTAPTGAASNIPEQALTDPAVTPGPRDVVNVRGLRISVIARSNPLDIGARGLSAALSSGRMRRRAVEDHPAGPVDTIANGAFDRFRLTTTLVLRNRMLGF, via the coding sequence ATGACGATGAGACGCTCCCGCGGCTTCACCTTTCTCGAAGCGCTCATTTCCATCGTCATCCTGAGTCTCGTGATGATCGTCGCGCTCACGCTCCTCGTGTCGATGCGCTCGTTCGCCTCCAAGCAGCAGGCATTCACCGCCCCGCGCCAGGCGGCGCGCAGCGCCGTCGACTACATGTCCTTCTTCGTGGCCGGCGCGACCGACCTGAACGTCGATGCCGGGAACCCGAACGCCCTCGTCATGTGGACCACGTGGGGAGACAACGGCGGATCCGTCGCGCGGCAGGCGTCCTTCAACAACCTGACCGGGGCGCAGGCGGCGCTGGGCTACGGAGACGCCGGGACCGACATCATCACCATTTCCGTCCCGACGAACCCGGTCCGGATCCCCATCGTCAAGTGGACCGGCTCGGCCGTCGCCAGCAAGACGATGGAGGTCAACTTCACCGCGGGTTGCCCGGACGACGCGAAGAACCTCGACCTCTTCAAGCAGGCGACGGGCATGTTCCAGGTCGGCCCGAAGGAGCACAGCGGCATCCTCACGGTTCAGGACGCCACGGGCCGCTGGCGCTACATGCAGATCACGAACTACAACTGGAGCAAGTGCTCCGAGTCGGGCGTGGGCAAGTCGAACGAGGTGATCCACCTGGAGATCACCCCCGGCAACTCGGATCAGCTGAATCCCCCTGGGGGCTGGAGAGAGGACCTCGTCCCGCCGTACACCATCAACGCCGGCACCGATTTCACGTCGTTCCGCGTGAGGAACCGCAGCCTCGAGCAGAAGACGTCCGGGGTCGATGCCGCGGACAACTACTCCCCCGGGATTTTCAACCCGGATTGCGACAGGGCGGCTCCCCTGGCCGGATGCCCGACCATCGGGTTCACGCCGGTCGTCGAGAACGTCGAGGACCTGCAGATCGCGTACGTCTTCGCGGACGGCACGGTCTGGAACACGGCGACCCAGGTCCTGGCCACGACCGCGCCGACCGGCGCCGCGAGCAACATCCCGGAGCAGGCCCTGACCGACCCGGCCGTGACGCCCGGTCCGAGGGACGTCGTCAACGTCCGCGGCCTCCGCATCTCGGTCATTGCCCGGTCGAACCCGCTGGACATCGGGGCCCGGGGCCTCTCCGCGGCGTTGAGCTCGGGCCGCATGCGGAGGCGTGCGGTGGAAGACCACCCGGCTGGCCCGGTCGACACGATCGCCAACGGCGCGTTCGACCGTTTCCGGCTCACGACGACACTCGTTCTGCGGAACAGGATGCTGGGGTTCTGA
- a CDS encoding prepilin-type N-terminal cleavage/methylation domain-containing protein, which yields MTVRRSLRARRGSSFIEILVALAILAVLMVGILQMFSLALLTNGGSAARTDLLYKAQQVVENLRLAYALESLGNPAARTAAGLPATIVATTTPIYLPYRSSDPNWAYWGPNGANVVDEERLPYRLSYTVENRDANFWLVTVTATPVDNPRLLPSSGGSLPVPTTALNPRRYLSLGSKLKIVTYSAQIEK from the coding sequence ATGACCGTGCGCCGTTCTCTCCGTGCCCGCCGCGGCTCGAGCTTCATCGAGATCCTCGTGGCACTGGCCATCCTCGCGGTGCTGATGGTGGGCATCCTCCAGATGTTCTCCCTGGCCCTGCTCACGAACGGCGGTTCCGCGGCGCGGACCGATCTCCTCTACAAGGCCCAGCAGGTCGTCGAGAACCTTCGCCTGGCCTACGCGCTCGAGTCTCTCGGCAACCCCGCGGCCCGCACCGCCGCGGGCCTTCCCGCGACGATCGTGGCCACGACCACGCCGATCTACCTCCCGTACAGGAGCAGCGATCCGAACTGGGCGTACTGGGGCCCCAATGGCGCCAACGTCGTCGACGAGGAGCGCCTTCCGTACCGCCTCTCGTACACCGTCGAAAACCGCGACGCGAACTTCTGGCTCGTCACCGTGACGGCGACTCCTGTCGACAACCCGAGGCTCCTCCCGTCGTCGGGCGGCTCCCTCCCGGTCCCGACGACCGCCTTGAACCCCCGTCGCTATCTCAGCCTCGGAAGCAAGCTGAAGATCGTGACGTACTCGGCGCAGATCGAGAAGTAG